Proteins co-encoded in one Nothobranchius furzeri strain GRZ-AD chromosome 4, NfurGRZ-RIMD1, whole genome shotgun sequence genomic window:
- the cyp4v2a gene encoding cytochrome P450 4V8: MAGLLGSYTLPFLGVSIVIAAVTYFTYKMLSSYLHKYYEMKPIPGIEGTYPFIGDALMFKTNAGDFFGQIIELTREFGHLPLFKIWVGPIPFVVLFHAETVEKVLSNPIHLDKAFAYKFLHPWLGTGLLTSTGTKWRQRRKILTPTFHFSILTDFLQVMNEQAEILVEKLEKKAGKGPFNCFSDITLCALDIICETAMGKKIYAQRDSESEYVKSVYKMSDIVSHRQRTPWFWPDFAYYHFGKGKEHDKNLKILHSFTQKVIHERSESMSYRNSASDSDLGRKKRQAFLDMLLKTTDDSGNKLSHQDIQEEVDTFMFEGHDTTAAAMNWALHLLGTHPDVQQKVQQELQEVFGTSSRSITMEDLKKLKYLDCVIKEALRLFPSVPFFARSLCDDCHFNGFKVPKGANAIIVTYSLHRDQRYFPEPEEFRPDRFVPENSAGRPPYAYVPFSAGLRNCIGQRFAQMEEKVVLASILRNFNVEACQNREELRPVGELILRPEQGIIIKLEKRSY; encoded by the exons ATGGCAGGTTTACTGGGCAGTTATACTTTACCTTTTCTTGGCGTAAGCATTGTCATTGCAGCTGTGACCTACTTCACCTACAAGATGCTGAGCAGTTACCTGCACAAATATTATGAGATGAAGCCTATTCCAGGGATTGAAGGAACATATCCCTTCATCGGagatgcactgatgttcaaaaccAACGCAGGAG ATTTCTTTGGTCAAATCATAGAATTAACACGTGAGTTTGGACATTTACCGCTGTTTAAAATCTGGGTTGGACCAATTCCGTTTGTTGTTCTCTTTCACGCTGAAACTGTAGAG AAAGTTCTGAGTAACCCCATTCACCTGGACAAGGCCTTTGCATATAAATTTCTTCACCCATGGCTTGGAACTGGTCTTCTAACCAG CACTGGAACAAAGTGGCGGCAGAGGAGGAAAATACTGACGCCGACCTTCCACTTTTCCATTCTGACGGACTTTTTGCAAGTGATGAACGAGCAGGCCGAAATTTTGGTGGAAAAGCTGGAGAAGAAGGCTGGGAAAGGTCCATTCAACTGTTTCAGTGATATCACCCTTTGTGCTTTAGACATCATCTGTG AAACTGCAATGGGAAAGAAAATATATGCACAGAGGGATTCAGAATCCGAGTATGTGAAGAGTGTGTACAA AATGAGTGACATTGTCAGCCACAGGCAGAGGACGCCTTGGTTTTGGCCTGATTTTGCGTATTACCACTTTGGCAAGGGCAAGGAGCATGACAAAAACCTTAAGATCCTGCACTCCTTTACACAGAAA GTGATACATGAGCGATCAGAGAGCATGTCCTACAGAAACTCAGCCAGCGACTCTGACCTCGGCAGGAAGAAGCGACAGGCTTTTCTGGACATGCTCTTGAAGACCACAGACGATAGCGGCAACAAGTTGAGCCATCAGGACATTCAGGAGGAGGTGGACACGTTTATGTTTGAG GGTCATGACACCACAGCTGCTGCAATGAACTGGGCTCTACATCTTCTGGGTACACACCCCGACGTGCAACAAAAAGTCCAACAAGAGCTTCAGGAGGTGTTCG GTACATCTAGTCGATCCATAACCATGGAGGACCTGAAGAAGCTCAAATACCTGGATTGTGTGATCAAGGAGGCCCTGCGACTGTTTCCCTCAGTGCCTTTCTTTGCTCGAAGCCTCTGTGATGATTGCCATTTCA ATGGTTTCAAGGTTCCCAAAGGCGCAAATGCAATCATCGTCACGTACTCTCTTCATCGTGATCAGCGCTACTTCCCAGAGCCCGAGGAGTTCCGACCTGATCGGTTCGTTCCTGAGAACTCAGCTGGAAGGCCTCCATATGCATATGTCCCTTTTTCAGCTGGGCTACGAAACTGCATAG gtcaACGCTTTGCACAAATGGAGGAAAAAGTGGTTCTGGCATCAATTCTTCGCAACTTCAACGTTGAAGCTTGTCAGAACCGAGAAGAACTTCGTCCCGTAGGCGAGCTCATCCTACGACCAGAGCAGGGCATCATAATCAAACTCGAAAAGAGATCATACTAA